A section of the Cryobacterium soli genome encodes:
- a CDS encoding sugar phosphate isomerase/epimerase family protein translates to MIRIGMSTTCVYPLPLEDAFRLAHQAGFDGVEVMVTRDEATQDAATLRALSARYSLPIFSVHAPVLLLTHFVWGRDPRVKLERSAALAAEVGASTVVVHPPFRWQAGYAEDFLDIVRALGHQTGIEIAVENMFPWKIGGRGVKAYSPGWDTTRMDCDAVTLDFSHCALSGHDSLAMATALGDRLRHVHLCDGSGSLDEGRVFDEHLLPGQGSEPVAEVLRLLAAGDWTGQIVAEVNTRSARSERERLAMLADTLAFARTHTPA, encoded by the coding sequence GTGATTCGCATCGGCATGAGCACCACCTGTGTCTATCCGCTCCCCCTGGAGGACGCCTTCAGGCTCGCCCATCAGGCCGGTTTCGACGGCGTCGAGGTGATGGTCACGCGCGACGAAGCCACCCAGGATGCGGCGACGCTCCGGGCGCTCTCCGCCCGGTACTCGCTCCCGATCTTTTCCGTGCACGCTCCGGTGCTGTTGCTGACCCACTTCGTCTGGGGCAGGGACCCCCGGGTGAAGCTGGAGCGGTCCGCGGCCCTCGCCGCAGAGGTGGGTGCGTCGACCGTCGTCGTGCATCCGCCGTTTCGCTGGCAGGCCGGCTATGCAGAGGATTTCCTCGACATCGTGCGGGCTCTCGGGCACCAGACCGGTATCGAGATCGCCGTGGAGAACATGTTCCCCTGGAAGATCGGCGGCCGCGGAGTGAAGGCCTACTCCCCCGGCTGGGACACCACCCGGATGGACTGCGACGCGGTCACGCTGGACTTCTCGCACTGCGCGCTGAGCGGGCACGACAGCCTGGCCATGGCCACGGCCCTCGGCGACAGGCTGCGGCACGTGCACCTGTGCGACGGGTCAGGTTCCCTCGACGAGGGCCGGGTCTTCGACGAGCATCTGCTGCCCGGACAGGGCTCGGAGCCCGTCGCCGAGGTGCTCCGGCTGCTCGCCGCGGGCGACTGGACCGGCCAGATCGTGGCCGAGGTGAACACCCGGTCCGCGCGCTCCGAGCGGGAGCGCCTCGCCATGCTTGCCGACACCCTGGCCTTCGCCCGGACCCACACCCCCGCTTAA
- a CDS encoding SLC13 family permease, with the protein MRTGIVGAVLLCAGIIAVITGVLPWPATVELIDRVLPILVFVVAITVVAELAAAAGLFTFVAERLTRWARGRTWLLWLLVVALAVLSTVFLSLDTTAVLLTPVVVVMARHVGLSPLPFALTTVWLANTASLLLPVSNLTNLLAQGRIGELVGHPVSPVQFALLTGAPALAAILVTVGAIYLVCRRTLREPYEMTPGTRVKNPVLFGTSAVTVVALIPALVSGIPVWIPALQAAVLLSVIFFILDRKTLRPGLVPWPLVLLASGLFLVMAALHELGLGEVLDAVAGAGDDPLSLVRLAGAGLLGANAIDNLPAYLALEPVATTPARMVALLIGVNAGPLITPWASLATLLWHQQLSGMGVSISWRRYMLLGLAVAPVTVVVATLVLAFTV; encoded by the coding sequence ATGCGTACGGGGATCGTCGGAGCGGTGCTGCTCTGTGCAGGGATCATAGCCGTGATCACCGGGGTCCTGCCGTGGCCGGCGACGGTGGAGCTGATCGACCGGGTGCTGCCCATCCTGGTCTTCGTTGTGGCGATCACCGTCGTGGCCGAGCTGGCTGCGGCGGCCGGCCTGTTCACCTTCGTGGCCGAACGGCTCACCCGGTGGGCCCGCGGACGCACCTGGCTGTTGTGGCTGCTGGTGGTGGCCCTGGCCGTGCTCAGCACGGTGTTCCTCTCGCTGGACACGACGGCGGTGCTCCTCACGCCGGTTGTGGTCGTGATGGCCAGGCATGTGGGCCTGAGCCCGCTCCCGTTCGCCCTCACCACGGTGTGGCTGGCCAACACTGCGTCGCTGCTCCTGCCGGTGTCGAACCTGACCAATCTGCTCGCCCAGGGTCGCATCGGCGAGCTGGTCGGGCATCCGGTGAGCCCGGTGCAATTCGCGCTGCTGACCGGCGCCCCCGCCCTGGCCGCGATTCTCGTGACCGTGGGCGCGATCTACCTGGTCTGCCGGCGCACGCTCCGAGAGCCCTACGAGATGACGCCGGGCACCCGTGTGAAGAACCCCGTGCTGTTCGGCACGAGCGCCGTGACCGTGGTGGCCCTCATTCCGGCCCTGGTGTCCGGCATCCCGGTCTGGATCCCCGCCCTGCAGGCCGCGGTGCTCCTCTCGGTGATCTTCTTCATCCTCGACCGCAAGACGCTGCGCCCTGGGCTCGTGCCGTGGCCCCTGGTATTGCTGGCGTCAGGACTCTTCCTGGTGATGGCGGCCCTGCACGAACTGGGCCTGGGGGAGGTGCTCGATGCCGTGGCGGGCGCCGGGGACGATCCGCTGAGCCTGGTCCGCCTGGCCGGGGCCGGGCTGCTCGGCGCCAACGCGATCGACAACCTGCCGGCCTACCTGGCCCTCGAACCCGTGGCGACGACGCCCGCGCGCATGGTGGCGCTCCTGATCGGCGTGAACGCCGGACCGCTGATCACACCGTGGGCGTCGCTGGCCACCCTGCTCTGGCACCAGCAACTGAGCGGCATGGGCGTCTCGATCTCTTGGCGGCGCTACATGCTGCTGGGCCTGGCGGTGGCGCCGGTCACGGTGGTCGTGGCCACCCTCGTGCTCGCCTTCACGGTCTAG
- a CDS encoding bifunctional alpha,alpha-trehalose-phosphate synthase (UDP-forming)/trehalose-phosphatase yields the protein MPETGPDAVAPGHFDLVVVSNRLPVDYEVAEDGTESWRTSPGGLVTALEPLMRASDGAWVGWPGVADREFEPFENDGISIVPVRLSTDDLELYYEGFSNDTLWPLYHDVIASPSYHREWWEAYVKVNRRFATAAAAAAAPGATVWVHDYQLQLVPRMLRDARPDLVIGFFNHIPFPPYGIFAQLPWRKQILDGLLGADLIGFQRLADAGNFSRAVRRLFGYATRGVAVDVPSQNGQHRRVIAKHFPISIDAAAYEEMARRPEIQERARQIREDLGNPKTIMLGVDRLDYTKGIGHRIKAFGELLEDGQLSVEDVTLVQVASPSRERVATYMQLRDEIELAVGRVNGDYSTISHTAISYHHHGYPREEMVALYLAADVMLVTALRDGMNLVAKEYVAVRHDGDGVLVLSEFAGAADELKQAVLINPHDIDGMKASIMKAITMPKRERTRRMRALRRKVFDNDVAAWSASFLQTLTGGAAVPSGVPENLVSALRDISSAETILVALDFDGTLAPHVDEPEDARAVDGTHDVVQRLLDLPGVRVAFVSGRALVSLKHVAEPQSEVLLTGSHGIEVQLDANGIELGLVPEELEKLDTLTRVLERISGPVFGTWIEQKPAGLALHTRLATAQDGQAVQREARDQLAELLPSLTVREGKNVLEFSVRSSTKGDALERLRAHTGADRVLYAGDDVTDEDAFTVLGDNDLGLKIGPGATLAGYRVRGPKEVTQVLALLADFRAASAEQETKPEN from the coding sequence GTGCCCGAGACCGGCCCCGACGCCGTCGCCCCCGGACACTTCGACCTGGTGGTGGTCTCCAACCGGCTTCCCGTCGACTATGAAGTCGCCGAAGACGGCACCGAGAGCTGGCGCACCTCGCCCGGCGGTCTGGTCACGGCGCTCGAGCCGCTGATGCGGGCGTCCGACGGCGCCTGGGTGGGGTGGCCTGGAGTGGCCGACCGCGAGTTCGAGCCATTCGAGAACGACGGCATCTCCATCGTGCCCGTGCGGCTGAGCACCGACGACCTCGAGCTGTACTACGAGGGATTCTCCAACGACACCCTCTGGCCGCTCTACCACGACGTCATCGCCTCGCCCAGCTACCACCGTGAGTGGTGGGAGGCCTACGTGAAGGTCAACCGTCGCTTCGCGACCGCTGCTGCGGCCGCTGCGGCCCCCGGCGCCACGGTGTGGGTGCACGACTACCAGCTGCAGCTCGTGCCGCGGATGCTGCGCGACGCGCGCCCCGACCTCGTGATCGGCTTCTTCAACCACATCCCGTTCCCGCCGTACGGCATCTTCGCCCAGCTGCCCTGGCGCAAGCAGATCCTCGACGGCCTGCTCGGCGCCGACCTGATCGGCTTCCAGCGGCTGGCCGACGCGGGCAACTTCTCCCGCGCGGTGCGCCGCCTGTTCGGCTACGCCACCCGCGGCGTCGCGGTTGACGTGCCCAGCCAGAACGGCCAGCACCGCCGGGTCATCGCCAAGCACTTCCCCATCTCGATCGACGCCGCGGCGTACGAGGAAATGGCCAGGCGCCCCGAGATCCAGGAACGCGCCCGGCAGATCCGTGAGGACCTCGGCAACCCGAAGACGATCATGCTCGGCGTCGACCGCCTCGACTACACCAAGGGCATCGGCCACCGCATCAAGGCCTTCGGCGAACTCCTCGAAGACGGCCAGCTGAGCGTGGAAGACGTCACCCTGGTGCAGGTCGCCAGCCCGTCCCGTGAGCGGGTGGCCACCTACATGCAGCTGCGCGACGAGATCGAACTCGCCGTCGGCCGCGTCAACGGCGACTACTCCACCATCAGCCACACGGCCATCAGCTATCACCACCACGGCTACCCCCGCGAGGAGATGGTGGCGCTCTACCTGGCCGCCGACGTCATGCTCGTCACCGCCCTCCGCGACGGCATGAACCTCGTGGCCAAGGAGTACGTGGCCGTGCGGCACGACGGCGACGGCGTTCTGGTGCTCAGCGAGTTCGCCGGCGCCGCCGACGAACTCAAGCAGGCGGTGCTGATCAACCCGCACGACATCGACGGCATGAAGGCGTCGATCATGAAGGCCATCACCATGCCCAAGCGCGAGCGCACGAGGCGGATGCGGGCCCTCCGCCGCAAGGTTTTCGACAACGACGTGGCCGCCTGGAGCGCGTCGTTCCTGCAGACCCTCACCGGCGGGGCCGCCGTGCCCAGCGGCGTGCCGGAGAACCTGGTGAGCGCGCTGCGCGACATCAGCTCGGCCGAGACCATCCTGGTGGCCCTCGACTTCGACGGCACCCTGGCGCCGCACGTGGACGAGCCGGAGGACGCCCGCGCCGTGGACGGCACCCACGACGTCGTGCAGCGCCTGCTCGACCTCCCTGGCGTGCGCGTGGCGTTCGTGTCGGGCCGCGCCCTGGTGAGCCTCAAGCACGTGGCCGAGCCGCAGAGCGAGGTGCTCCTGACCGGCTCGCACGGCATCGAGGTGCAGCTGGACGCCAACGGCATCGAACTGGGCCTGGTGCCAGAGGAACTCGAGAAGCTCGACACCCTCACCCGGGTGCTCGAGCGCATCTCCGGACCCGTCTTCGGCACCTGGATCGAACAGAAGCCCGCCGGCCTGGCCCTGCACACCCGCCTGGCCACGGCTCAGGACGGTCAGGCCGTGCAGCGGGAGGCCCGCGACCAGCTGGCCGAACTGCTGCCGTCGCTCACCGTGCGCGAGGGCAAGAACGTGCTCGAATTCTCCGTGCGCTCCAGCACCAAGGGTGACGCCCTCGAGCGTCTGCGCGCGCACACCGGCGCCGACCGGGTGCTCTACGCCGGCGACGACGTCACCGACGAAGACGCCTTCACGGTTCTCGGCGACAACGACCTCGGTCTCAAGATCGGTCCGGGCGCCACCCTGGCCGGGTACCGGGTTCGCGGCCCCAAGGAGGTCACGCAGGTGCTCGCGCTGCTGGCCGACTTCCGTGCCGCATCCGCTGAGCAGGAGACCAAGCCGGAGAACTAG
- a CDS encoding TetR/AcrR family transcriptional regulator, with translation MITDTSARQTTSDELRLTALEQFASVGFAGASLQHIADVAGYSKSSVLYHFASKEALLEAVLTPAIDRLEEILERFLATEETETTRLRFVDDFIDFILEFRLELHTFINQAQSLTGIAVIDRAGVLIGRLSNAICDHNASTEDQIRFGIALGGAAYALVAGMNFGGTPLERSPSSPEEIRRALRVVIVELLAPVSVRSAPVQPSVQHESRK, from the coding sequence GTGATCACAGACACCTCCGCGCGCCAGACGACAAGCGACGAATTACGCCTGACCGCGCTCGAGCAGTTCGCCTCTGTCGGCTTCGCCGGCGCATCCCTGCAGCACATCGCGGATGTGGCGGGCTACTCGAAGTCCAGCGTCCTGTACCACTTCGCGTCGAAGGAAGCCCTGCTCGAGGCCGTGCTGACGCCGGCCATCGACCGGCTGGAAGAGATCCTTGAACGTTTCCTCGCCACCGAGGAGACCGAGACAACCCGGCTGCGCTTCGTGGACGACTTCATCGACTTCATCCTCGAGTTCCGGCTGGAGCTGCACACCTTCATCAACCAGGCCCAGTCGCTCACCGGAATCGCCGTCATCGACCGCGCCGGCGTGCTGATCGGGAGACTGTCCAACGCGATCTGCGACCACAATGCAAGCACCGAGGACCAGATCCGCTTCGGTATCGCCCTCGGAGGCGCCGCCTACGCCCTGGTGGCCGGCATGAACTTCGGAGGCACCCCCCTGGAGCGCTCACCCTCCTCACCCGAGGAGATCCGCCGGGCCCTGCGTGTCGTCATCGTCGAGCTCCTGGCGCCCGTCTCCGTGCGCTCCGCGCCGGTTCAGCCCTCCGTTCAGCACGAGTCCAGGAAGTAG
- a CDS encoding YhgE/Pip family protein — protein sequence MSTRLDRLFSRTPGQRRGAAVAGLAALIVVPLAVAGLFAGALNSADDRVDTLPALVVNNDEFVTTTLPDGSDQMVLAGRQLVTELTKPATEGSDSTGFAWVISNDADASKALADGSAYAVLTIPSDFSKSVTSLSGSTPTQADLAIRTDDAHSFLAGSVAQSVGGALTGAFGTEITKQYLGGLYTNLGTLGESLVAAADGSAQLATGVTGVASGLDTLAAGTQATADGTAAAADGAATFASGVDSYTTGVDALSSGLGTLSSGAAGLGSLSAGVTQYTEGVQSAAAGVSQLGAVAAQIPAASLEPLDPQTKAAVQGVLGGLVQAQGGLDTLVSSGDTLSRQTSAALSGVQGGISQSAAGAAQLAAGSESVRGGASGLASGLGDLSDGVAQLATGTAAAASGAHQLETGAGDLATGLATGAESASALTDLDPTETAKVIAAPVTLDAARDNPLDSIGPIIGMLFVPVGLWIGALAIFLVMKPLSATALASTATTGRLVWRSLGRGFAIAAAQALAVVLLLHSTLGVSWTLAPATFGFSVLLAFVFVAVNHFLTAALGRIGVVISLVLLSLQLVSVGGLYPLELVSEPFRLISPFLPLTWAVQGIQAIVSGGSGADVAAAVFALLLFAIVAVLLSTAVVARRRGARSFALAAA from the coding sequence ATGAGCACCAGGCTCGACAGACTATTCAGCCGCACGCCCGGCCAACGCCGCGGCGCGGCAGTGGCCGGCCTGGCCGCACTCATCGTGGTGCCGCTGGCCGTCGCCGGACTGTTCGCCGGCGCCCTCAACAGCGCCGACGACAGGGTCGACACCCTGCCCGCGCTCGTGGTGAACAACGACGAGTTCGTCACGACCACGCTGCCGGACGGCAGCGATCAGATGGTGCTGGCCGGTCGCCAGCTGGTGACCGAGCTCACCAAGCCCGCCACGGAGGGCTCGGACTCCACAGGGTTCGCCTGGGTGATCTCCAACGACGCCGACGCCTCGAAGGCCCTCGCCGACGGCAGCGCGTACGCCGTGCTGACCATTCCGAGCGACTTCTCGAAGTCGGTCACGTCCCTGTCGGGGTCTACGCCCACCCAGGCCGACCTCGCCATCCGCACCGATGACGCGCACTCGTTCCTGGCCGGTTCGGTCGCACAGTCCGTCGGTGGCGCCCTCACCGGGGCGTTCGGTACCGAGATCACCAAGCAGTACCTCGGCGGGTTGTACACCAACCTGGGCACGCTCGGCGAGTCCCTGGTGGCTGCCGCCGACGGGTCGGCTCAGCTGGCCACGGGCGTGACCGGCGTCGCATCCGGGCTCGACACCCTGGCTGCCGGCACCCAGGCCACCGCCGACGGCACCGCCGCGGCGGCCGACGGCGCCGCCACGTTCGCCTCCGGCGTCGATTCGTACACCACTGGAGTGGACGCGCTCAGCAGCGGGCTCGGCACCCTCAGCTCCGGGGCGGCGGGGCTCGGCTCCCTCAGCGCCGGGGTCACCCAGTACACCGAGGGCGTGCAGTCCGCGGCCGCCGGTGTCTCCCAGCTGGGGGCCGTCGCCGCGCAGATCCCCGCCGCCTCTCTTGAACCGCTCGACCCGCAGACCAAGGCCGCCGTGCAGGGCGTGCTCGGCGGACTCGTTCAGGCGCAGGGCGGCCTCGACACGCTGGTGTCCTCCGGAGACACCCTGAGCCGGCAGACCAGTGCGGCGCTCTCCGGGGTGCAGGGCGGGATCAGCCAGAGCGCCGCAGGGGCGGCGCAACTCGCCGCAGGCTCCGAGAGCGTGCGTGGGGGAGCTTCGGGGCTCGCCTCCGGGCTCGGCGACCTCTCCGACGGCGTGGCCCAGCTGGCCACCGGAACAGCCGCGGCCGCGTCGGGCGCCCACCAGCTCGAGACCGGTGCCGGCGACCTCGCCACGGGCCTTGCCACGGGGGCGGAGAGTGCCTCGGCGCTCACCGACCTCGACCCGACCGAGACGGCGAAGGTCATCGCGGCGCCCGTCACCCTCGACGCCGCGCGGGACAACCCACTCGACTCGATCGGCCCGATCATCGGGATGCTCTTCGTCCCCGTGGGCCTCTGGATCGGCGCCCTGGCGATCTTCCTGGTGATGAAGCCTCTGTCGGCCACCGCCCTGGCCTCGACCGCCACCACCGGTCGTCTGGTCTGGCGCAGCCTCGGCCGCGGATTCGCGATCGCGGCCGCTCAGGCCCTGGCCGTGGTGTTGCTGCTGCACAGCACCCTCGGCGTGTCCTGGACTCTCGCCCCGGCGACGTTCGGGTTCTCGGTGCTGCTCGCGTTCGTCTTCGTCGCGGTGAACCACTTCCTCACGGCGGCGCTCGGCCGCATCGGCGTGGTGATCTCGCTGGTGCTGCTCAGCCTGCAGCTCGTGTCGGTCGGCGGGCTCTACCCGCTCGAACTGGTCTCGGAACCGTTCCGGTTGATCAGTCCGTTCCTGCCGCTCACCTGGGCCGTGCAGGGCATCCAGGCGATCGTGTCCGGCGGCAGCGGGGCGGATGTGGCCGCGGCGGTGTTCGCGCTGCTCCTCTTCGCGATCGTGGCCGTGCTGCTCTCCACGGCCGTCGTGGCCCGCCGCCGCGGCGCCCGGTCCTTCGCCCTCGCCGCCGCCTGA
- a CDS encoding MMPL family transporter, producing MATFLYRIGHFAYRRAWLVIGVWVIVLGGILGANAALGGTTQESFAIPGTESQEAIDKLAEVFPQAAGAAVQVVYQAPDGASVDDPAYQAAITAMGTELADLTGVTSVVDPFSEYASGAISDDETTAITKVQLTGESSDVSDATIAAVVATAGTAEDAGLTVAFGGQVFQDNTFGITVTEIFGVLFAGVVLVITFGSLMSAGMPLLMALVGVGVAIGGIGAVSAFVSVSSTAPMLAMMLGLAVGIDYSLFILSRHRTQLANGVDPHESASTSVATAGSAVVFAGITVIIALLGLLVVGIPFLSVMGLGAAFAVLISIAVAITLLPAILGLAKGRLAPKPGSRAHRRATTPDTGRPTLGHRWVAIVLKAPVVAVLAVVGILGVMAIPALSLDLNLPDSASEPVESTQYQAYRMIEKGFGPGYNGPLIVVVDITQTTDIVADLDTISAELRDLPDVAFVSAGQPNATVDTAIIQVMPDSAPNSPKTKDLVQSIRDIAPSINDDLGTPVTVTGATAVSIDISNRLTNALIPFALIVVGLSIVLLTMVFRSIFVPVKAALGFLLSVFASLGATVAIFQWGWLADLIGVSNPGPILSFLPILLMAVLFGLAMDYEVFLVSGMREEFVKTRNARRAVVHGFSHAARVVTAAALIMFFVFFAFVPEGSGAIKGIAFALAVGVFLDAFLVRMTLVPAAMALAGNAAWWLPRWLARVLPNVDIEGEGLRQHLDDSAWALAQNDDITADALYVGLPESRLGPIDLAVDAGSVLVLTGPDAARRVLAATLAGRLDPVAGRLQVRGAALPSDRAVAMRTVALAEVSDTRDNGLTVGELIAERLDLVQPLFRAANRPAQLRLWVDRLNVALGESERRPLTADTTVASLSALARAATLAAAALAERPGVLVVDLGDGLPADAGGRGPAAVFAALAPLGTTLILSVTALDLVDPAITQERGIQRFDLGSVDQNSTDTNSTDTKSSDTGKALQR from the coding sequence ATGGCAACGTTCCTCTACCGCATCGGTCATTTCGCCTACCGGCGCGCGTGGCTCGTCATCGGCGTCTGGGTGATCGTCCTCGGCGGCATCCTCGGGGCCAACGCCGCCCTCGGCGGAACGACACAGGAATCGTTCGCGATCCCTGGCACCGAATCGCAGGAGGCCATCGACAAGCTGGCCGAGGTGTTCCCGCAGGCCGCGGGCGCCGCCGTGCAGGTGGTCTACCAGGCGCCGGACGGAGCATCGGTGGACGACCCCGCCTATCAGGCCGCGATCACCGCGATGGGCACAGAACTGGCCGACCTGACCGGGGTCACCAGCGTCGTCGACCCGTTCTCCGAATACGCCTCAGGAGCCATCTCCGACGACGAGACCACGGCGATCACCAAGGTGCAGCTGACCGGCGAATCGTCCGATGTCTCGGACGCCACCATTGCCGCCGTCGTCGCGACAGCGGGCACGGCCGAAGACGCCGGGCTCACCGTGGCCTTCGGCGGCCAGGTCTTCCAGGACAACACCTTCGGCATCACCGTCACGGAGATCTTCGGAGTGCTTTTCGCCGGAGTGGTCCTGGTGATCACCTTCGGCTCGCTCATGTCCGCCGGTATGCCGCTGCTGATGGCCCTGGTGGGCGTCGGGGTCGCGATCGGCGGTATCGGGGCCGTGTCGGCCTTCGTGTCGGTCTCGAGCACGGCGCCCATGCTGGCCATGATGCTCGGCCTGGCCGTCGGCATCGACTACTCGCTGTTCATCCTCTCCCGGCACCGAACCCAGCTGGCCAACGGCGTCGATCCCCACGAGTCGGCGTCCACGAGCGTGGCCACCGCCGGAAGCGCCGTGGTCTTCGCCGGGATCACCGTGATCATCGCCCTGCTCGGTCTGCTCGTGGTGGGCATCCCGTTCCTCAGCGTGATGGGCCTCGGAGCGGCTTTCGCCGTGCTCATCTCCATCGCCGTGGCGATCACCCTGCTGCCGGCCATCCTCGGCCTGGCCAAGGGACGCCTGGCCCCCAAGCCCGGCAGCCGGGCGCACCGCCGGGCCACCACACCCGACACCGGGCGTCCCACCCTGGGGCACCGCTGGGTCGCGATCGTGCTCAAGGCCCCCGTCGTGGCGGTCCTCGCCGTCGTCGGCATCCTGGGCGTCATGGCGATCCCCGCGCTCAGCCTCGACCTCAACCTGCCCGACAGCGCGTCGGAGCCTGTGGAGTCCACCCAGTACCAGGCGTACCGCATGATCGAGAAGGGCTTCGGCCCCGGCTACAACGGGCCCCTGATCGTGGTGGTCGACATCACCCAGACCACCGACATCGTGGCCGACCTCGACACGATTTCCGCCGAGCTGCGCGACCTGCCCGACGTGGCCTTCGTGAGCGCCGGCCAGCCCAACGCCACTGTCGACACCGCGATCATCCAGGTGATGCCCGACAGCGCCCCGAACTCCCCGAAGACCAAGGACCTTGTGCAGTCGATCCGCGACATCGCGCCCTCGATCAACGACGACCTCGGCACCCCGGTGACCGTCACGGGCGCGACCGCGGTCTCCATCGACATCTCCAACCGGCTCACCAACGCGCTCATCCCGTTCGCGCTCATCGTGGTCGGACTCTCGATCGTGCTGCTCACCATGGTGTTCCGCTCGATCTTCGTACCGGTCAAGGCGGCGCTGGGCTTCCTGCTGTCCGTGTTCGCGTCGCTCGGCGCCACCGTCGCGATCTTCCAGTGGGGCTGGTTGGCCGACCTGATCGGGGTGTCCAACCCCGGTCCGATCCTCAGCTTCCTGCCGATCCTGCTCATGGCCGTGCTCTTCGGCCTGGCCATGGACTACGAGGTGTTCCTGGTGTCGGGCATGCGGGAGGAGTTCGTCAAGACGCGGAACGCCCGCCGCGCTGTCGTGCACGGCTTCTCGCACGCCGCCCGGGTGGTCACCGCGGCCGCCCTGATCATGTTCTTCGTCTTCTTCGCCTTCGTCCCCGAGGGCTCCGGCGCCATCAAGGGCATCGCCTTCGCCCTGGCCGTCGGCGTCTTCCTCGACGCCTTCCTGGTGCGGATGACGCTGGTTCCGGCCGCCATGGCGCTGGCCGGAAATGCGGCGTGGTGGCTGCCGCGCTGGCTCGCCCGCGTGCTGCCCAACGTGGACATCGAGGGTGAGGGACTGCGTCAACACCTCGACGACAGCGCCTGGGCCCTGGCCCAGAACGACGACATCACCGCGGACGCCCTCTACGTGGGCCTGCCAGAGTCCCGGCTCGGCCCCATCGACCTGGCCGTCGACGCGGGTTCGGTGCTCGTGCTGACCGGTCCGGATGCCGCCCGTCGGGTTCTGGCAGCCACCCTCGCCGGCCGGCTCGACCCGGTCGCCGGACGGCTCCAGGTACGTGGCGCGGCCCTGCCGTCCGACCGTGCGGTCGCGATGCGCACCGTTGCGCTGGCGGAGGTCTCGGACACCCGCGACAACGGCCTCACCGTGGGCGAACTCATCGCCGAACGCCTCGACCTCGTGCAGCCGCTGTTCCGTGCGGCGAATCGGCCGGCGCAGCTGCGGCTGTGGGTGGACCGGCTGAACGTCGCACTGGGTGAGTCCGAACGGCGCCCGCTCACCGCGGATACCACCGTGGCATCGCTGTCCGCCCTCGCCCGCGCGGCCACGCTCGCCGCCGCCGCCCTCGCGGAACGCCCGGGCGTGCTCGTGGTCGATCTCGGCGACGGTCTGCCGGCCGACGCCGGCGGACGCGGACCGGCCGCCGTCTTCGCGGCGCTCGCCCCGCTGGGCACGACGCTCATCCTGAGCGTGACGGCCCTCGACCTGGTCGACCCGGCTATCACCCAGGAGCGCGGCATCCAACGATTCGACCTCGGTTCCGTGGATCAGAACAGCACCGACACGAACAGCACCGACACGAAGAGCTCCGACACCGGAAAGGCCCTGCAGCGATGA